The following are encoded together in the Glycine soja cultivar W05 chromosome 5, ASM419377v2, whole genome shotgun sequence genome:
- the LOC114412744 gene encoding RNA demethylase ALKBH10B-like isoform X1 yields the protein MAMPSGNVVIQDKMQFPSGGAGAGGAGGEIHQPHYCQQWFVDERDGLIGWLRSEFAAANAIIDSLCHHLRVVGDPGEYDMVIGAIQQRRCNWNQVLMMQQYFSVADVAHALQQVAWRRQQRPLDPVKVGAKEFRKSGSGYRHGQRFEPVKEGYNSSVESYNQYDANVTVTGGTEKGTPVVEKSEEHKSGGKVEKVGDKGLASAEDKKDAITKHQTDGSLKSTRSTEGSLSNLESEAVVNDECISNSKGDDSHSVQNQHQSQSLSTKAKTFIGNEMFDGKMVNVVDGLKLYEDLFDSTEIANLVSLVNDLRVSGKKGQLQGSQAYIVSRRPMKGHGREMIQLGVPIADAPAEGENMTGASKDMNVEPIPSLFQDIIERMVSSQVMTVKPDCCIVDFYNEGDHSQPHSWPSWYGRPVYILFLTECEMTFGRVIASEHPGDYRGGIKLSLVPGSLLVMEGKSSDFAKHALPSVRKQRILVTFTKSQPRKSLSSDAQRLASTATSSHWGPLPSRSPNHVRHHVGSKHYATLPTTGVLPSPPIRPQMAAPVGMQPLFVTAPVVPPMPFPAPVAFPPGSTGWTGAPPPRHPPPRVPAPGTGVFLPPPGSGNSSQQLPAGTLAEVNPSTETPTMLEKENGKTNHNSTSASPKGKVQKQECNGHAADGTQVEPALETRQDSNDKAAPCH from the exons ATGGCAATGCCATCGGGAAATGTGGTAATACAGGACAAAATGCAGTTTCCAAGTGGCGGTGCCGGTGCCGGTGGTGCTGGCGGAGAGATCCACCAGCCCCACTACTGCCAGCAATGGTTTGTTGATGAGAGGGATGGGCTTATTGGCTGGCTGCGAAGCGAATTTGCAGCTGCCAATGCCATCATAGACTCCCTTTGTCACCATTTACGCGTTGTCGGTGACCCTGGGGAGTATGATATGGTCATTGGGGCCATTCAGCAAAGGAGGTGTAATTGGAACCAGGTGCTGATGATGCAGCAATACTTTTCTGTGGCTGATGTGGCGCATGCGCTGCAGCAAGTGGCGTGGAGGAGGCAGCAGAGGCCTCTGGATCCAGTGAAAGTGGGTGCAAAGGAATTTAGGAAATCCGGTTCGGGATACCGGCATGGGCAGAGGTTTGAGCCTGTAAAGGAAGGTTATAATTCTAGTGTAGAGTCTTATAATCAATATGATGCAAATGTCACGGTTACTGGAGGCACGGAGAAAGGGACTCCAGTTGTTGAGAAGAGTGAAGAACATAAATCTGGTGGAAAGGTTGAGAAAGTGGGGGATAAGGGTTTAGCATCTGCTGAAGACAAGAAAG ATGCTATAACAAAGCATCAAACTGATGGCAGCTTGAAGAGCACAAGGAGTACTGAAGGATCTTTGTCCAACTTAGAATCTGAAGCTGTtgtaaatgatgaatgtatatCTAATTCTAAAG GGGACGATTCACATTCTGTGCAAAATCAACATCAGAGCCAAAGTCTTTCTACCAAAGCAAAAACTTTTATTGGCAATGAAATGTTTGATGGGAAGATG gtGAATGTGGTTGATGGACTGAAGTTGTATGAAGATTTATTTGATAGCACTGAAATTGCAAATCTTGTTTCATTGGTCAATGATCTAAGGGTTTCTGGAAAAAAAGGACAGTTACAAG GAAGTCAGGCATATATAGTTTCAAGAAGGCCCATGAAAGGGCATGGAAGGGAGATGATTCAGTTGGGTGTTCCAATTGCTGATGCCCCAGCAGAAGGGGAAAATATGACAGGAGCCTCCAAAG ATATGAATGTAGAACCTATTCCTTCCTTGTTTCAAGATATTATTGAGCGTATGGTTTCCTCGCAAGTAATGACTGTGAAGCCTGATTGTTGCATTGTGGATTTCTATAATGAG GGTGATCACTCACAACCCCACAGTTGGCCATCATGGTATGGAAGGCCTGTTTATATCCTTTTTCTGACTGAATGTGAAATGACTTTTGGAAGAGTAATTGCCTCAGAGCATCCTGGGGATTATAGGGGTGGTATCAAGCTTTCTCTAGTTCCTGG GTCCCTTCTGGTTATGGAAGGTAAATCCAGTGATTTTGCTAAGCATGCTCTTCCTTCCGTACGCAAACAACGCATACTTGTTACCTTCACAAAGTCCCAACCAAGAAAGTCACTATCAAGTGATGCTCAACGGCTTGCCTCGACAGCAACATCTTCTCATTGGGGTCCATTGCCAAGCCGATCCCCCAATCATGTCCGTCATCACGTAGGCTCCAAGCATTATGCTACACTTCCAACAACTGGAGTACTGCCATCTCCACCCATTCGACCACAAATGGCAGCTCCAGTTGGCATGCAACCATTGTTTGTTACTGCGCCAGTTGTACCTCCCATGCCATTTCCTGCACCTGTGGCATTCCCACCCGGTTCTACTGGATGGACAGGAGCACCTCCTCCAAGGCATCCCCCTCCTCGAGTCCCTGCTCCTGGGACAGGAGTCTTCCTACCTCCGCCGGGCTCAGGTAATTCATCTCAACAGTTACCAGCGGGTACTTTGGCTGAAGTGAACCCAAGCACGGAAACTCCAACCATGCTGGAGAAGGAAAATGGGAAAACTAATCATAATAGTACAAGTGCTTCACCAAAAGGAAAAGTGCAAAAGCAAGAATGCAATGGGCATGCGGCTGATGGAACTCAAGTTGAACCAGCTCTAGAGACACGGCAAGATAGCAATGACAAAGCTGCACCATGTCATTGA
- the LOC114412744 gene encoding RNA demethylase ALKBH10B-like isoform X3, whose protein sequence is MAMPSGNVVIQDKMQFPSGGAGAGGAGGEIHQPHYCQQWFVDERDGLIGWLRSEFAAANAIIDSLCHHLRVVGDPGEYDMVIGAIQQRRCNWNQVLMMQQYFSVADVAHALQQVAWRRQQRPLDPVKVGAKEFRKSGSGYRHGQRFEPVKEGYNSSVESYNQYDANVTVTGGTEKGTPVVEKSEEHKSGGKVEKVGDKGLASAEDKKGDDSHSVQNQHQSQSLSTKAKTFIGNEMFDGKMVNVVDGLKLYEDLFDSTEIANLVSLVNDLRVSGKKGQLQGSQAYIVSRRPMKGHGREMIQLGVPIADAPAEGENMTGASKDMNVEPIPSLFQDIIERMVSSQVMTVKPDCCIVDFYNEGDHSQPHSWPSWYGRPVYILFLTECEMTFGRVIASEHPGDYRGGIKLSLVPGSLLVMEGKSSDFAKHALPSVRKQRILVTFTKSQPRKSLSSDAQRLASTATSSHWGPLPSRSPNHVRHHVGSKHYATLPTTGVLPSPPIRPQMAAPVGMQPLFVTAPVVPPMPFPAPVAFPPGSTGWTGAPPPRHPPPRVPAPGTGVFLPPPGSGNSSQQLPAGTLAEVNPSTETPTMLEKENGKTNHNSTSASPKGKVQKQECNGHAADGTQVEPALETRQDSNDKAAPCH, encoded by the exons ATGGCAATGCCATCGGGAAATGTGGTAATACAGGACAAAATGCAGTTTCCAAGTGGCGGTGCCGGTGCCGGTGGTGCTGGCGGAGAGATCCACCAGCCCCACTACTGCCAGCAATGGTTTGTTGATGAGAGGGATGGGCTTATTGGCTGGCTGCGAAGCGAATTTGCAGCTGCCAATGCCATCATAGACTCCCTTTGTCACCATTTACGCGTTGTCGGTGACCCTGGGGAGTATGATATGGTCATTGGGGCCATTCAGCAAAGGAGGTGTAATTGGAACCAGGTGCTGATGATGCAGCAATACTTTTCTGTGGCTGATGTGGCGCATGCGCTGCAGCAAGTGGCGTGGAGGAGGCAGCAGAGGCCTCTGGATCCAGTGAAAGTGGGTGCAAAGGAATTTAGGAAATCCGGTTCGGGATACCGGCATGGGCAGAGGTTTGAGCCTGTAAAGGAAGGTTATAATTCTAGTGTAGAGTCTTATAATCAATATGATGCAAATGTCACGGTTACTGGAGGCACGGAGAAAGGGACTCCAGTTGTTGAGAAGAGTGAAGAACATAAATCTGGTGGAAAGGTTGAGAAAGTGGGGGATAAGGGTTTAGCATCTGCTGAAGACAAGAAAG GGGACGATTCACATTCTGTGCAAAATCAACATCAGAGCCAAAGTCTTTCTACCAAAGCAAAAACTTTTATTGGCAATGAAATGTTTGATGGGAAGATG gtGAATGTGGTTGATGGACTGAAGTTGTATGAAGATTTATTTGATAGCACTGAAATTGCAAATCTTGTTTCATTGGTCAATGATCTAAGGGTTTCTGGAAAAAAAGGACAGTTACAAG GAAGTCAGGCATATATAGTTTCAAGAAGGCCCATGAAAGGGCATGGAAGGGAGATGATTCAGTTGGGTGTTCCAATTGCTGATGCCCCAGCAGAAGGGGAAAATATGACAGGAGCCTCCAAAG ATATGAATGTAGAACCTATTCCTTCCTTGTTTCAAGATATTATTGAGCGTATGGTTTCCTCGCAAGTAATGACTGTGAAGCCTGATTGTTGCATTGTGGATTTCTATAATGAG GGTGATCACTCACAACCCCACAGTTGGCCATCATGGTATGGAAGGCCTGTTTATATCCTTTTTCTGACTGAATGTGAAATGACTTTTGGAAGAGTAATTGCCTCAGAGCATCCTGGGGATTATAGGGGTGGTATCAAGCTTTCTCTAGTTCCTGG GTCCCTTCTGGTTATGGAAGGTAAATCCAGTGATTTTGCTAAGCATGCTCTTCCTTCCGTACGCAAACAACGCATACTTGTTACCTTCACAAAGTCCCAACCAAGAAAGTCACTATCAAGTGATGCTCAACGGCTTGCCTCGACAGCAACATCTTCTCATTGGGGTCCATTGCCAAGCCGATCCCCCAATCATGTCCGTCATCACGTAGGCTCCAAGCATTATGCTACACTTCCAACAACTGGAGTACTGCCATCTCCACCCATTCGACCACAAATGGCAGCTCCAGTTGGCATGCAACCATTGTTTGTTACTGCGCCAGTTGTACCTCCCATGCCATTTCCTGCACCTGTGGCATTCCCACCCGGTTCTACTGGATGGACAGGAGCACCTCCTCCAAGGCATCCCCCTCCTCGAGTCCCTGCTCCTGGGACAGGAGTCTTCCTACCTCCGCCGGGCTCAGGTAATTCATCTCAACAGTTACCAGCGGGTACTTTGGCTGAAGTGAACCCAAGCACGGAAACTCCAACCATGCTGGAGAAGGAAAATGGGAAAACTAATCATAATAGTACAAGTGCTTCACCAAAAGGAAAAGTGCAAAAGCAAGAATGCAATGGGCATGCGGCTGATGGAACTCAAGTTGAACCAGCTCTAGAGACACGGCAAGATAGCAATGACAAAGCTGCACCATGTCATTGA
- the LOC114412744 gene encoding RNA demethylase ALKBH10B-like isoform X2 gives MAMPSGNVVIQDKMQFPSGGAGAGGAGGEIHQPHYCQQWFVDERDGLIGWLRSEFAAANAIIDSLCHHLRVVGDPGEYDMVIGAIQQRRCNWNQVLMMQQYFSVADVAHALQQVAWRRQQRPLDPVKVGAKEFRKSGSGYRHGQRFEPVKEGYNSSVESYNQYDANVTVTGGTEKGTPVVEKSEEHKSGGKVEKVGDKGLASAEDKKDAITKHQTDGSLKSTRSTEGSLSNLESEAVVNDECISNSKGDDSHSVQNQHQSQSLSTKAKTFIGNEMFDGKMVNVVDGLKLYEDLFDSTEIANLVSLVNDLRVSGKKGQLQGSQAYIVSRRPMKGHGREMIQLGVPIADAPAEGENMTGASKEPIPSLFQDIIERMVSSQVMTVKPDCCIVDFYNEGDHSQPHSWPSWYGRPVYILFLTECEMTFGRVIASEHPGDYRGGIKLSLVPGSLLVMEGKSSDFAKHALPSVRKQRILVTFTKSQPRKSLSSDAQRLASTATSSHWGPLPSRSPNHVRHHVGSKHYATLPTTGVLPSPPIRPQMAAPVGMQPLFVTAPVVPPMPFPAPVAFPPGSTGWTGAPPPRHPPPRVPAPGTGVFLPPPGSGNSSQQLPAGTLAEVNPSTETPTMLEKENGKTNHNSTSASPKGKVQKQECNGHAADGTQVEPALETRQDSNDKAAPCH, from the exons ATGGCAATGCCATCGGGAAATGTGGTAATACAGGACAAAATGCAGTTTCCAAGTGGCGGTGCCGGTGCCGGTGGTGCTGGCGGAGAGATCCACCAGCCCCACTACTGCCAGCAATGGTTTGTTGATGAGAGGGATGGGCTTATTGGCTGGCTGCGAAGCGAATTTGCAGCTGCCAATGCCATCATAGACTCCCTTTGTCACCATTTACGCGTTGTCGGTGACCCTGGGGAGTATGATATGGTCATTGGGGCCATTCAGCAAAGGAGGTGTAATTGGAACCAGGTGCTGATGATGCAGCAATACTTTTCTGTGGCTGATGTGGCGCATGCGCTGCAGCAAGTGGCGTGGAGGAGGCAGCAGAGGCCTCTGGATCCAGTGAAAGTGGGTGCAAAGGAATTTAGGAAATCCGGTTCGGGATACCGGCATGGGCAGAGGTTTGAGCCTGTAAAGGAAGGTTATAATTCTAGTGTAGAGTCTTATAATCAATATGATGCAAATGTCACGGTTACTGGAGGCACGGAGAAAGGGACTCCAGTTGTTGAGAAGAGTGAAGAACATAAATCTGGTGGAAAGGTTGAGAAAGTGGGGGATAAGGGTTTAGCATCTGCTGAAGACAAGAAAG ATGCTATAACAAAGCATCAAACTGATGGCAGCTTGAAGAGCACAAGGAGTACTGAAGGATCTTTGTCCAACTTAGAATCTGAAGCTGTtgtaaatgatgaatgtatatCTAATTCTAAAG GGGACGATTCACATTCTGTGCAAAATCAACATCAGAGCCAAAGTCTTTCTACCAAAGCAAAAACTTTTATTGGCAATGAAATGTTTGATGGGAAGATG gtGAATGTGGTTGATGGACTGAAGTTGTATGAAGATTTATTTGATAGCACTGAAATTGCAAATCTTGTTTCATTGGTCAATGATCTAAGGGTTTCTGGAAAAAAAGGACAGTTACAAG GAAGTCAGGCATATATAGTTTCAAGAAGGCCCATGAAAGGGCATGGAAGGGAGATGATTCAGTTGGGTGTTCCAATTGCTGATGCCCCAGCAGAAGGGGAAAATATGACAGGAGCCTCCAAAG AACCTATTCCTTCCTTGTTTCAAGATATTATTGAGCGTATGGTTTCCTCGCAAGTAATGACTGTGAAGCCTGATTGTTGCATTGTGGATTTCTATAATGAG GGTGATCACTCACAACCCCACAGTTGGCCATCATGGTATGGAAGGCCTGTTTATATCCTTTTTCTGACTGAATGTGAAATGACTTTTGGAAGAGTAATTGCCTCAGAGCATCCTGGGGATTATAGGGGTGGTATCAAGCTTTCTCTAGTTCCTGG GTCCCTTCTGGTTATGGAAGGTAAATCCAGTGATTTTGCTAAGCATGCTCTTCCTTCCGTACGCAAACAACGCATACTTGTTACCTTCACAAAGTCCCAACCAAGAAAGTCACTATCAAGTGATGCTCAACGGCTTGCCTCGACAGCAACATCTTCTCATTGGGGTCCATTGCCAAGCCGATCCCCCAATCATGTCCGTCATCACGTAGGCTCCAAGCATTATGCTACACTTCCAACAACTGGAGTACTGCCATCTCCACCCATTCGACCACAAATGGCAGCTCCAGTTGGCATGCAACCATTGTTTGTTACTGCGCCAGTTGTACCTCCCATGCCATTTCCTGCACCTGTGGCATTCCCACCCGGTTCTACTGGATGGACAGGAGCACCTCCTCCAAGGCATCCCCCTCCTCGAGTCCCTGCTCCTGGGACAGGAGTCTTCCTACCTCCGCCGGGCTCAGGTAATTCATCTCAACAGTTACCAGCGGGTACTTTGGCTGAAGTGAACCCAAGCACGGAAACTCCAACCATGCTGGAGAAGGAAAATGGGAAAACTAATCATAATAGTACAAGTGCTTCACCAAAAGGAAAAGTGCAAAAGCAAGAATGCAATGGGCATGCGGCTGATGGAACTCAAGTTGAACCAGCTCTAGAGACACGGCAAGATAGCAATGACAAAGCTGCACCATGTCATTGA